One stretch of Epinephelus lanceolatus isolate andai-2023 chromosome 15, ASM4190304v1, whole genome shotgun sequence DNA includes these proteins:
- the LOC117247881 gene encoding plastin-1 → MKVVHKAEASMENHVTQISREDLEDLREAFNKIDIDNSGFVSDFELQELFREASFSLPGYKVREIMETFIAGDTNKDEKISFEEFVSIYQELKSKEFSETFRKTISRRDGIRSFGGTSGNSSEGTQHSYSDEEKVAFVNWINKALAKDPDCQHLLPMNPNDESLFASVRDGILLCKMINLSQPNTIDERVINTKKLTTFTMTENLVLALNSASAIGCMVVSIDAHDLMAGKPHLVLGLFWQIIKVGLFADIEISRNEDLIGLLSDKEHLDHLMSLSPEDLLLRWVNHHLRNAGTSTIGNFSEDIKDSRAYFHLLDQIALQGERDYKMNVKIDMSGLQERNLDQRAELMLQQAARMDCRQFVSPHDVTSGNSKLNLAFVANLYNMHPGVQKGQINGSSVNSIDLAHIEPETNEEKTFRNWMNSLGVSPHVNHLYWDLCDGLVIMQLYEKVNVPVNWKKVNQPPYPVLGTNMKKLENCNYAVELGRDVAHFSLVGIGGENLNQGSRVHTLALVWQLMRRYTVLVLSDLGDGEKVGDQIILGWVNTTLSQKRKDTQISSFKDKLISTSLPVIDLIDAIAPGNVKWDMVKRGEKGWMKEADKHNNAMYAISLARKIGARVYALPDDLVEVNPKMVLTLFASLMGHSMKKANR, encoded by the exons gtacACAAAGCAGAAGCCAGCATGGAGAATCACGTCACACAGATTTCCAGAGAGGACCTGGAAGATCTCAGGGAGGCCTTTAATAAGATTG ATATCGATAACAGCGGCTTCGTGAGCGACTTCGAGCTGCAGGAGCTGTTCAGGGAGGCCAGTTTCTCCCTGCCGGGGTACAAGGTGCGAGAGATCATGGAGACCTTCATCGCCGGAGACACCAACAAGGACGAGAAGATCAGCTTCGAGGAATTTGTCTCT ATCTATCAGGAGCTGAAGAGCAAGGAGTTCAGTGAGACGTTTAGGAAAACCATCTCAAGGAGGGACGGGATCCGGTCCTTCGGAGGAACGTCGGGGAATTCCAGCGAGGGAACGCAGCACTCCTACTCTG atgaGGAGAAGGTGGCGTTTGTCAACTGGATCAACAAAGCCTTGGCCAAAGATCCAGACTGCCAACATCTGCTGCCCATGAACCCCAACGATGAAAGCCTCTTTGCCTCTGTCCGTGATGGCATCCTGTtatg CAAAATGATCAACCTGTCTCAGCCTAACACGATCGATGAAAGAGTCATCAACACTAAGAAACTTACCACCTTCACAATGACA GAGAATCTGGTCCTGGCTCTGAACTCAGCCTCTGCGATCGGCTGCATGGTGGTGAGCATTGACGCCCATGATCTGATGGCTGGGAAGCCTCATCTGGTCCTGGGACTGTTCTGGCAGATTATCAAGGTTGGCCTCTTTGCTGATATAGAAATCAGCAGGAACGAAG ATCTGATCGGCCTTCTATCAGATAAGGAGCACCTGGACCACCTGATGTCTCTCTCCCCTGAGGACCTGCTGCTCCGCTGGGTCAACCATCATCTACGCAACGCAGGAACAAGCACCATCGGAAACTTCAGTGAAGACATTAAG GACTCTCGAGCCTACTTCCACCTGTTGGACCAGATTGCTCTGCAAGGAGAGCGTGACTACAAAATGAACGTTAAGATCGATATGAGTGGCCTCCAA GAGCGTAATTTGGACCAGAGGGCTGAGCTGATGCTGCAGCAGGCGGCCCGCATGGACTGCAGGCAGTTTGTCTCTCCTCATGACGTCACATCCGGGAACAGCAAACTCAACTTGGCCTTCGTAGCCAACCTGTACAACATGCACCCTGGTGTGCAGAAGGGTCAGATCAACGGCAGCAGTGTCAACAGCATCGACCTAGCACACATAGAAC CTGAGACCAACGAGGAGAAGACATTTCGAAACTGGATGAACTCTCTGGGCGTCTCTCCACATGTCAACCACCTGTACTG GGACCTGTGTGATGGTTTGGTGATCATGCAGCTTTATGAGAAGGTTAATGTGCCGGTGAACTGGAAGAAAGTCAACCAACCGCCTTATCCTGTCCTCGGGACCAATATGAAGAAG CTGGAAAACTGTAACTACGCCGTGGAGCTGGGCAGGGATGTGGCTCACTTCTCTCTGGTTGGCATCGGAGGAGAAAACTTGAATCAGGGGAGTCGGGTACACACCCTGGCGCTGGTCTGGCAGCTGATGAGGAG GTACACAGTGTTGGTTTTGTCAGATCTGGGTGATGGAGAGAAGGTTGGAGATCAGATCATCCTCGGCTGGGTCAACACCACCTTGAGCCAGAAACGCAAGGACACACAGATCAGCAGCTTCaag GACAAACTGATCAGCACCAGTCTGCCTGTGATCGACCTGATTGATGCCATCGCTCCCGGAAACGTCAAGTGGGACAtggtgaagagaggagagaaaggatgGATGAAGGAGGCAGACAagcacaacaatgccat GTATGCGATCTCATTGGCTCGTAAGATCGGAGCACGTGTGTACGCGCTGCCTGACGATTTGGTGGAGGTGAATCCCAAGATGGTGCTGACGCTGTTCGCCTCCCTCATGGGCCACAGTATGAAAAAGGCCAACCGCTGA